A segment of the Candidatus Nitrososphaera gargensis Ga9.2 genome:
AAACAGTGGCATAAAATCGACAGGTCGGGCGGCATGCAAGCGATCAAAGTCTCCAACAAGGGCTGATGATCCGCCTGCCACTGCTACTATGAAACGCTGTATGTCCCTCGGCTCAGTAGCCAGCATACGGATACGGCGCGCCGGCCATTTCTGCATAAGTCTTGTATTGGCTCAGGACATGGTTTATGTGCGTGTCGGCGCGCTCGTTCCAAGAGCCGCAGCCGTATACCGCGCCTGGTCCGGAATTGTATGTGGCGACAGCCATGAGCAGGTATTGCTCATCTGAACATCCGTAAAAGTTGCTTTTCACGTAGGACAATTCTCTGGATAACGCCTGCACGCCCCGATCGATATTGTACTGAGGGTTGAACCATGAAGAGGACCAGTAAGGAGAAGTTGTGTCCGTGGTAAGGTTCGGCGGGCCTGCCTGAGGTTCTGCGCACGCCGGCGTAAATTGCATCAAGCCGAATGATTTGCTTTGAGCGTCTGTCCACCCCGGCGGCACGCCACAGGGGCTATCGGGACTCACTGCCCTGGGGTCAAAGTACGATTCCTGAGATATCATGGCCTTTACCAACATCTGGTCAGATATGC
Coding sequences within it:
- a CDS encoding LysM peptidoglycan-binding domain-containing protein, giving the protein MVNNQEKKNQYLALAAISSIWTLLLSTIVSMGGAGSLLQAAYASSSTTTYTVVSGDTLYKIGLRFGVPWQDIAQANDIQSPYLIYVGDVLVIPLNDASDDTTAIATGNPMYDQFDSYIKSSSRNYGISDQMLVKAMISQESYFDPRAVSPDSPCGVPPGWTDAQSKSFGLMQFTPACAEPQAGPPNLTTDTTSPYWSSSWFNPQYNIDRGVQALSRELSYVKSNFYGCSDEQYLLMAVATYNSGPGAVYGCGSWNERADTHINHVLSQYKTYAEMAGAPYPYAGY